The DNA region AAGAATCCTATGGAGGGATAACGAACTGTCTTGATTATATGATTGAGTGCATGAATATGGACAAGCAATCGGTGGGTGATTAGGCTGAAGCATTCATTAACATATCACTTTCACATCATGGTGCAACAATCCCTTAGGAGTTCTTATTGCTGCAACCAAAAGTGATACAATATTGTACATCAAAAGAGGGGCTACTAATATTGTTTCAGGGAACTATTGATCAAGGTCAAGAGGGTAATGGTTTATTAGTGGGTGTCTTGCCAAACCTGCTACAATCCTAGGGTTTGTCACTCCCATTACAGCCAGGTCTAAGTAATGCTAGGCCAAGTTTTCCATGGGATCCTGGAAATTATGATATGGAAATTGTTATCTTGATTCTCGCCAAAATGGCACTATAGAGACGAGGAGGATTCAGTCTAGGGGAGTATGAACAATAAGCAATCGAGTATCAACCGATATCCAACAAAACCCAATTATCAAATTTACATGAGCTCATTGTGGATGTGTTACGGCTACTATTACCATGGCCTTTCTATTGTTGGCCAGTGGACATGCATACCTTTATATTTCAAGTACAGTTGCTCCATAGTTGGTCATGGGATCCTGGTTTTTGGATTCCTACTAGTGATTTTAGTGGCGCAAGTGAGCCTATTTATCTCAGATGCTTTGCAGAATGGATCTTTTATGTTAGgcggagatatgtgtttgctaaCAATTTGAGAGATTTCCAAGACTCCAAAGGTGCATCTAATATAGCAATATATGAAGGCGAATCTATCAGTGGTGGAAGTGACATCCATGATATCAGCCAAAGAGTGATATTTTAGATGCTTCAATTTCTAACAATATTGCAATAGAAGCATGGTGGTGGACTCTTGGCTATTAGCTATGAGGTATTCCAACTGAAGCCATTATTGGAGTGCTATACAAGTGAACCGCGCTTGACGCATTCATGGTCACCTCCTCAAAGAAGAATGGTAGTGCTACAATTGTGCGCTAGATTGGTCGAATGCAAAGCAAGAAAACTAGCTCTTGTTACATCAGAGATGTCAATTCTAGTATTATTTGTGGGATTCTTCAGTAGAGAAGTGATTGATACAACTTCAGGAGTTACAAGATATGAGGTAGCTAATTATAATGTGACTCAAGGAACTTTGACTAGTTGGACTACTATAGTTTGGAATTTAAGAATATCAATGAGCCCATACACCGAATCATTTGTGGTGAGTTCTCAGTTCAACCATCAAAGAGGCTACCTTACTGTCTCTATTATGGATGAATGCATTTTATATTCGAAGTACCAGAGTCATTACAATCCCAAGATACAAGAGATTATAGACTACATGAGAAGTCCCACGAGTTACAGAAGTATTGACATCTTGGTTAGCATGGAAGACATGTTGCTAAACATCTTTATGGTGGCTCAAGTGGAAATTGAAACAAAGACATTTGCCCCTGTTGCTAATGATATTTCTTATGGAGGATCTGTGAGCTGCAGTTAATATATGCACAAAGACTTGTCATCCCAGCTTTTGTATCTGGCTATACAATCACTTGTCATTCCAATTTTTGCAGTACCGATAATTGCTTGTACAAAGGAAAGGAATTGTATCACTAATGCAACCCTTGGCAATTATGTGAAAACCCCAGTAATTATGCTGGATTTCATTACACAACTTTCACACTATTCTGAGCTTGATTCTAACGACATAAAGGAATATCTCATTCTTGGGCTCTTAATTGGTGATGTGATCAACACTAAAGATAAAGGGTCTTATTATATTGCGCTTGCTTGCAGTGAGAGACAAGAGTCTTCTGTAAGGATTGAATTTTTAACCTGTTGGATGATCAAGTGGGAAGTTCAAATTAGAGCATCCTTCACCAGCTTTATTGCAGCGACAACCTAGGAAAGCAttgctttttatttttcaaaggaTGACATTTGAAAAAGAGTCAAACAAGAAATGGGACCCTAGTACTTTGCAGTTTAATATCAGAAACATGATGCAAGATATTTTAATGGCATTCCTAGACTCATATACACTGAAATCAGGATTATTTtgccacaaattacataagggTTATCTGGAGATGGACCATGACATGGAATCCAGGGAGTGTACCAAAATGAGCTTTGATCTTTATTATGGTTTCACCGGCCTCTGGTCACAAATGAAGCGGCTGGAAAATAGTATATACTCTTAAGCAAATATGATACAGGTGTTCAAGGGAGCATAGAGGACAAACTAGGTCATGTGAAGGACTTTATGCACCAATGGAAACTGAATCTTTAGGTTGAAGGAATGGTTCTTTGCTCCTGTCCTACTTACTTCTCTGACAATAGCTGAATGTATAAAGTAATCAAGCAACAAGTTGTTACACTCAGATGATATATTACATGCATTCACACTTCTAATGTTCATGTTAACCTCGAGGATGAGGTTCCTTTTAAGGGGGAGATTTGTCAGGACCTTACTTTCAGCAAGTTAAATGTGAAAAGtctgatgaaaaaaatattcagGACTGAAGTGAGTCAACGTAGAAGTTGGCAATACAAGGAACGCTTCAACGACTTCAGCCGTGAGTAATCAGATGGCCGGAAATGTATCTCCTTTTAATGAGAGAAAAttgtctttttatttttaattgttaCCTTTTGATATTCACCATGTATCTCGAACGCTGTAATTCTGCTTGTGGGAATATATAACCTAGAGGCAAGTTTGGAAAAGAAGTAAGAATGAAGAAGCAAAATTAGTTTCTATCTCTTAGAGTAAACTAGCATAGTAGTAGAACCCTATTCTTACTTGTTCTTCTTTAATTTACCCCATAACACAGTTCAGTTCCCCAATTTCTTCCCCAAATCAACCATTGAATTTGTTCCATTTCTCATCAGGATTCTTCGGGACCTGACAGGATGGAGGCGGTGTGGTGAGTGGAGGCACCAAGTGATACAGGGAGACGACTGAATCGTGCCCTCCTAGATCGGAGTAGCAGCAGCGAATCAGATCATCCTGTGTGAAGCAGAAGGCCTGACGACGAGGATAGAGGACATATGACAGGGCATCCTCGACCTGAAGGATGATGCATTGATGGGCGAGTGGGTGAGAGATGCGGCGGGGTGGGCACGCGGGGAATGGGGAGCATGAAATGAGCACCTACGAGATCCGATGGAGGTGAGGAGCCGATGATCTCGGCGATTTGTGTGAAGGGATTATAGAGAAGTTGGAGGGCCTAATTTGTGGAGGCGACATGCGGTGGGTTGTtggtgaggaagaaggagagggcAGTTGCGACGGCATGACTTGGGGGAGTGGAACTATcagggaagggagagggagcgAGACAGCGGTGAGTAGGGCCCACCTGTCGGCGCACGAGAGAGGAGCAGAATGGGAGCGACGAGGGATGACAGGAGGCAGAATGCAGACATGACGTATGATGGAAGCACAATGCACAGGACGAAAGGAGGCATAAGGTGGGCCCTATGGGACGCAAAGAAGAGATTATAGATTCGAGCCTAAAAgcaaaagtaaaaaataaatgatcACAATATAAAAATTGATTCTCCTAATTTACAAATTAAATTGTACTATAAAATTCCCCAATCTATAATTTAGTGAGAAGTAACTTCCACAGAGTCTACGGAATGAACTGGATTCTCACGGTATCAAGCAAAAACAATCTAAACCTTTAAGATCTTATTCATAATAATCAGAGttaatatctatttattttagctgtagattataaaaaataacttATAGATGATAGATTATAAAATATTAATTGTGAAAGTTAGATGGTATAGATTTTACGAtccaacatatttattttagtttgcaAACAAACATATCCTAATCCGCAAATTAGCCACAGCACTGCCTTTACCCACACGCAACTGCCTCTTGGCGGCGGCGCGAAACATCCGTCGGAGCAGGAGCTAGGGTTTCGGCGAGATGTCGGCGTACGACGAAGTGGAGATCGAGGACATGGAGTGGAACGCGGAGCTGGGAGCGTACACGTACCCGTGCCCCTGCGGCGACCTCTTCCAGATCACGCTCGCCGACCTCCGCCTCGGGGAGGAGATCGCGCGCTGCCCCTCGTGCTCCCTCTTCCTCACCGTCGTCTACAACGCCGAGGACTTCGCCGATGCCAAGGAGCCGCCGCACAAGCCGTCCCCGCGCCCTGTCGCCGTCGCCTGAGGCGACCCGTGCACCGGCGAGATGGTAAGGCTTTAATTTCCTTGCAGGATGGGAGATTTTGATTGGTAATTGCAGTGAAATTTCAGCTCTTGAGGCCTTCCGCTGTATGTTTCATTTGACAAAGTGGGAGCTACGAGTTTTGGTACAGACATGCTATTAGGAATCCATACGAGGAATAATTTAGTTTAGGGTGTTGAGGAGCTTTGTTGATTGGTTACTTGGGATGCAGTAAGATCAGGGGTTTAATTTCAGCAAGGAAATGAATCTTCGGAGGTCTGCAATTTTGATTTTATTGCAAGCGTACTGCTGTGGTTGGACAATCGCCCTTCTATGTGGAATTGTGAGCTATTATGATTGCTGGGGAAGGAATGGGGGGTATTGATGCTATGAGTTGTATCTTTGGTTTGTGCCTCAACCAACCTTGCCAAAAAGTTGGCTAGCAAAATTTTGGTCAAGATTTTGGTTGCCCATGAGTTGACCAAGGATTCGCAAGAAATACATAGAATGTGGCCAAATGGCTATGGGCATTCCAAAATTTGGCAACCACCCAAATCAGCGCTGAATGTTGGGCATTACCAAAAATTGGCTTGGTTGGTTGGTGCACAAACCAAATGTAGCTAGCCCTCAACATGCTATGTGGAGTatcacttcttcttttttcttttttcttttttttttgcggaagGGGCTAGAAGCCCTTGGGTTATACTATATTACGTTGAACAGTACACATACTCTGGGAACTTACAAAGAAGACCTtagtaaaaagaaaatttacaaTCAAGGACCTCCAggccttcttctccaacctCCATCCATCCTTTGGCTTGCCTGACCGCTACCGGTGGAGAACGCCGGCGACTGGAACGAAAGCATCCGTCGAGGCTTCCGAAGTGATCCAAAGCTTTGGAGACACCGCAAGAACTAGCTCCCCGAACCAACCGTAGGGACGCATTAAGATCTTTGAAAGAACATCAGCAAATCCCATCTTCAACCTCGTCGGCTTTTGATCTTCGAACGCCCTCACCGTAGAAGATAAATGAACTGGCACCGCCGGTCAGAGACCCAGCGACCCAGGAACACATCCACCCAAACCAGGGGGCAACAAAATCCACCAGCCCCAATATCCAAAGGCTGTGGAAAACATACCTCACAATCGAGATGCCGGAGATCTCATCGTGGATGACTCCATCACCGGCGAAAAGCTGGAGGAAGGACAAATCCCCGTGGGAGCGCCGCACCGACGCCACCACACTTCTGTGTTCATACTTCACTGCATATGTTGAAAAGTGTTGAGATATTACTTCTTTGCTTATGTTGAACGGAGTTGAGATATTACTTGTTGCTAACTAGGACTTTGGATTTTAAAAAAACGAGGGTGGGCAACAGAGAGGATTTAACCCCCACCTGAACAATGTCAGAACCGGGGTTTGAACCGGCTAGCTCCTCCCACAGAGACTAACCAACTGTGCTAAGGCAGCCCTCTGGCTTTGGATTTCGGGGGACAATAAAGTGGATGGTGGTGAGCTTGAGGAATTTTCGTCAGCTGAGTGGCTGATGTGAGCTTAGGTATTTAGTTTTGCTTGGTTGTTTACTTACTGAAGAAGTCTGCTGATTGTTGTGGTGTAGCTACTGGGTTTTCCTGGTGGCTGTACGTTGACACAAATTGCTCTTTTTACTGGTCTTGTTCAGGCAGATACGTTAGAATCTGAATGATTGATGTAAGTCCGCAACATTCAGTTTGTCCATGATGATGGGGCTCATAGAATTTTAGCTACTTTGCGGCTGTTTGTTTATACCTTGTTTTACCTGGAAAGATGAGTAGTTGTAGATTTGGTTAATATGTTTGGGTAGCGCAAACTTATTCTCTTACTAGTTCGATATCTCGTTTGTATTTTAGATGGTTCAGCTTTGTGAGCTGTGCATAGTTGCTTTTTGCCCATTCTAGCACCTTTATATGGTCATTTCTCAAACAGTGGTCCAAGAATCTTAAAGGCTTCTGAGTTTCCATAATCACCAAGATTTAGGGTCCATATAACTTGGTTCATACTGTGTACCTAGTAGCTTTTCAAGCAGTTTGGTTAACGAAGATTCGGGATTCACGTTGTGTTCTCCTCATTGCGTATTCTGCAACCTTTTCTGTCACATTTGTAGTCTTGCAGTGCCATCATGTCGTACAAGTGGTAGTGTGGCACTAAGGTTTCAAATTTGGATCCTGTGACATTTTCTTCTATTGATTGCAGGGTGCTTGAAATCAATCTCAGAGCAGGGAGAGGAATGAGAGTGCATGTTTGACACACACACGGGAGCATTTGTACTACTACTTGGATGAGAAAACTCGAGTCATCATATCGATTGTTGGTTGTTAGCTGATTTGTATTGATACGGTACAACGCATCATGAATGACTGATGCTTCGAAATTTTGTTAGTGCAATCTATTCCTTCTCGCCACATCTCCCCCGTACCAAG from Phragmites australis chromosome 8, lpPhrAust1.1, whole genome shotgun sequence includes:
- the LOC133927170 gene encoding diphthamide biosynthesis protein 3-like, encoding MSAYDEVEIEDMEWNAELGAYTYPCPCGDLFQITLADLRLGEEIARCPSCSLFLTVVYNAEDFADAKEPPHKPSPRPVAVA